In one window of Tellurirhabdus rosea DNA:
- a CDS encoding TlpA disulfide reductase family protein, whose protein sequence is MKRLLLFTLAATGWFLIACSSDSKIRVPKGVWRATLQTKGGELPFGLDIVPNADSATYTVYALNGSERLRMDTATVSNDTLRIPMRLFESEIIAKISNKRLEGIFRRRRTGNEYVTMPFAAYHGLKYRFEPEGKTAAANLTGKWAATFRSEGDSTGAVGLFNQNGNKVTGTFLTSTGDYRYLEGNVFGDSLLLSCFDGTHVFLFKARRQPNGTLTGGFWSGATGYESWTARLDPAAALPDETTLTYLKPGYKTISFSFPDVSGKPVSLQDERFKNKVVIVQILGSWCPNCMDETNYLSPWYKKNRNRGVEIVGLAYEKSADLTESAPKLQRMINRFGIDYPVLLAGTNDKAAASRTLPAINRVVGFPTTIFIDKRGNVREIHTGFSGPGTGVYYDKFVEDFNRLVDKLVAEKI, encoded by the coding sequence ATGAAGCGACTGCTCCTCTTTACCCTTGCAGCCACCGGCTGGTTCCTGATTGCCTGTTCCTCCGATTCCAAAATCCGCGTCCCGAAAGGCGTCTGGCGGGCCACCCTCCAGACCAAAGGCGGCGAACTGCCGTTCGGGCTGGACATTGTGCCCAACGCCGACAGCGCGACGTATACCGTCTACGCCCTCAACGGCTCCGAACGCCTCCGGATGGACACCGCCACCGTCAGCAACGACACGCTCCGGATTCCGATGCGCCTTTTTGAATCGGAAATTATCGCCAAAATCAGCAACAAACGGCTGGAAGGCATTTTCCGCCGCCGCCGCACGGGCAACGAATACGTCACCATGCCGTTTGCGGCCTACCACGGGCTGAAATACCGCTTTGAACCGGAAGGCAAAACCGCCGCGGCCAACCTGACGGGCAAATGGGCCGCCACCTTCCGCTCCGAAGGCGACAGCACCGGGGCCGTGGGCCTCTTCAACCAGAACGGCAACAAGGTGACCGGCACGTTCCTGACCTCGACGGGCGATTACCGCTACCTCGAAGGCAACGTCTTCGGCGACAGCCTCCTGCTCTCCTGCTTCGACGGCACGCACGTTTTCCTGTTCAAGGCCCGCCGCCAGCCCAACGGGACGCTGACCGGCGGTTTCTGGTCCGGCGCGACCGGCTACGAAAGCTGGACGGCCCGCCTCGACCCGGCCGCCGCCCTGCCCGACGAAACGACGCTGACCTACCTCAAACCGGGTTACAAAACGATTTCCTTCTCGTTCCCGGACGTCAGCGGCAAGCCTGTTTCGCTTCAGGACGAACGCTTCAAAAACAAGGTGGTCATCGTGCAGATTCTCGGTTCGTGGTGCCCCAACTGCATGGACGAAACGAATTACCTGAGTCCGTGGTACAAAAAGAACCGCAACCGGGGCGTCGAAATTGTGGGCCTCGCCTACGAAAAATCGGCCGACCTGACGGAATCCGCTCCCAAACTGCAGCGGATGATCAACCGCTTCGGCATCGACTACCCGGTTCTGCTGGCGGGCACCAACGACAAGGCCGCCGCCTCCAGAACGCTCCCGGCCATCAATCGGGTCGTGGGCTTCCCGACCACGATTTTCATCGACAAACGGGGCAACGTCCGCGAAATCCACACCGGCTTTTCCGGTCCGGGAACGGGCGTTTACTACGACAAGTTTGTGGAAGATTTCAATCGGCTGGTGGATAAGCTGGTGGCCGAAAAGATTTAA
- the rsmH gene encoding 16S rRNA (cytosine(1402)-N(4))-methyltransferase RsmH: protein MTNTTYHEPVMLQPCIDGLNLKPGGTYVDVTFGGGGHSREILKQLEGGRLIVFDQDPDARANAEALDDPRLTFVAANFRHLKRYLRLYKADQVDGILADLGISSHQIDTPERGFSTRYEAELDMRMNQMGNLTAKSVINHYPEEKLHRIFGMYGEVTNARTLASAIVTARLNRPLDTVNDLKAVMQRYAPRGKENKYFAQVFQALRIEVNEELAVLEEFLEQIPDALAPGGRLVVMAYHSLEDRLVKNFIKAGNFQGIEDKDLYGNVTKPLQSVTRKPIEASAEEVSRNPRARSAKLRIAERI from the coding sequence ATGACAAATACCACTTACCACGAACCGGTGATGCTGCAGCCCTGTATCGACGGGCTGAATCTGAAACCGGGCGGCACTTACGTTGACGTAACCTTTGGCGGCGGCGGCCATTCCCGCGAAATACTGAAGCAACTGGAAGGGGGCCGGCTGATCGTGTTTGATCAGGACCCCGACGCCCGCGCCAATGCCGAGGCCCTCGACGACCCGCGCCTGACGTTCGTGGCGGCCAATTTCCGGCACCTCAAACGCTATCTGCGGCTGTACAAGGCCGATCAGGTCGACGGCATTCTGGCCGACCTGGGGATTTCATCCCACCAGATCGATACGCCCGAGCGCGGTTTTTCGACCCGCTACGAGGCCGAACTCGACATGCGGATGAACCAGATGGGCAACCTGACCGCCAAAAGCGTAATTAACCATTACCCGGAGGAAAAACTGCACCGGATTTTCGGGATGTACGGCGAAGTGACCAACGCCCGGACGCTGGCCTCGGCCATTGTGACGGCCCGGCTGAACCGCCCCCTCGATACGGTCAACGACCTGAAAGCGGTGATGCAGCGGTACGCGCCCCGGGGCAAGGAAAACAAATATTTTGCGCAGGTTTTTCAGGCCCTCCGGATCGAGGTCAACGAAGAACTGGCCGTGCTGGAGGAATTTCTGGAGCAGATTCCCGACGCGCTGGCACCCGGCGGACGGCTGGTGGTGATGGCGTATCATTCGCTGGAGGACCGGCTCGTGAAGAATTTTATCAAAGCCGGAAATTTTCAGGGAATCGAGGACAAGGATCTGTACGGAAACGTCACGAAACCGCTGCAGTCCGTAACCCGAAAACCGATTGAAGCGTCCGCCGAGGAAGTGAGCCGGAACCCCCGGGCCCGGAGCGCGAAGCTGCGAATCGCTGAACGTATC